The following are from one region of the Treponema denticola genome:
- a CDS encoding Na/Pi cotransporter family protein translates to MSVVSLVFQMLGSLGLILYGMKMMSDGIQKSAGESLHRTLNFMTGNRFLAVLTGIVVTGIVQSSGATTVMTVSFVNAGMLSLQQAIGVIFGANIGTTVTAWIVSLLGFKFSIASIAIPAFGIGYFLTFFKKLKKDNLGEAIMGFGLLFTGLDFLASAVPNISGEHIALFSLFRQTGIHSIIIGVILGLVLTVFLHSSSATTAVLLTMAHTGVVGWEFSAAVILGSNVGSTVDAVLASIGTKLNARRAAAVHVLFNVAGSVFTLAFFTPFLSLVDLICPSSSLMTKIAVFHTLFNVINTLVAIPFVNQIAKFVCWLIKPRENEEPARYVLTFQAPGMKENTEAYVLRAEVEILKMSNIVREMFSLLRSLLSKEENVSREFVIRQLTEKEDYTDQMQEELSVYLIKTSQLSLSEKNRKNVRLMLGIVDDIENMTDQIFELGLFINRSIELKMPISQDDMDKLLPYMGIVNQFIHFVHEHLNKPLAAEQLAMAHEMEESIDAMRQHLKHLARTRLEKGANVKAELLYIDMVRNLEKIGDFAFSISRALAETE, encoded by the coding sequence ATGTCTGTAGTTTCTCTTGTATTCCAGATGCTTGGAAGTTTAGGTTTAATCTTATACGGAATGAAAATGATGAGTGACGGTATTCAAAAAAGTGCCGGCGAAAGTCTACACCGTACACTCAATTTTATGACGGGAAACAGATTTTTAGCTGTTTTGACGGGTATAGTTGTTACCGGCATTGTTCAATCTTCCGGTGCTACAACCGTTATGACCGTTTCATTTGTCAATGCAGGAATGTTGAGTCTTCAGCAGGCTATAGGCGTAATTTTCGGTGCAAACATAGGTACGACCGTTACGGCATGGATAGTTTCTCTCCTGGGTTTTAAATTTTCTATAGCAAGCATAGCCATTCCCGCCTTCGGAATAGGCTATTTTTTAACATTTTTTAAAAAGCTTAAAAAAGACAATCTGGGTGAGGCCATCATGGGCTTCGGCCTCCTTTTTACCGGCTTGGATTTTTTGGCTTCAGCCGTGCCGAATATTTCGGGTGAACATATTGCCCTTTTTTCTCTTTTTAGACAGACAGGTATTCATAGTATTATAATCGGTGTTATCCTCGGTTTGGTACTTACCGTTTTTCTCCATTCATCGAGTGCGACAACTGCGGTTCTTTTGACGATGGCTCATACCGGGGTAGTCGGCTGGGAATTTTCTGCGGCTGTAATTTTGGGAAGTAACGTAGGTTCTACAGTAGATGCGGTATTGGCCTCAATAGGAACAAAGCTCAATGCGAGGAGGGCGGCGGCCGTACACGTTTTGTTTAATGTTGCAGGCAGCGTTTTTACATTGGCTTTTTTTACGCCGTTTTTATCCTTAGTGGATTTGATTTGCCCTTCAAGCAGTCTTATGACTAAAATTGCAGTGTTCCATACCTTGTTCAATGTAATCAACACTCTTGTCGCCATTCCGTTTGTAAATCAGATTGCAAAATTTGTGTGCTGGCTTATTAAACCAAGAGAAAATGAAGAGCCTGCCCGCTATGTTCTTACCTTTCAGGCACCCGGCATGAAAGAAAATACGGAGGCCTATGTGCTTAGGGCCGAGGTTGAAATTCTAAAGATGTCCAATATTGTCCGGGAAATGTTCAGCCTCTTGCGTTCTCTTTTGAGTAAGGAAGAAAATGTTTCAAGAGAATTTGTGATAAGGCAGTTGACCGAAAAAGAAGATTATACCGATCAAATGCAGGAAGAGCTTTCCGTATACCTTATTAAAACTTCTCAGCTTTCTTTATCCGAAAAAAACAGAAAGAATGTACGCCTTATGCTCGGTATTGTAGACGATATAGAAAATATGACCGATCAGATTTTTGAGCTGGGTCTTTTTATCAACCGAAGTATAGAATTAAAGATGCCCATCAGCCAAGACGATATGGATAAACTGCTACCCTATATGGGGATTGTAAATCAGTTTATTCATTTTGTTCACGAGCACTTAAATAAACCTCTTGCAGCGGAGCAGCTTGCAATGGCCCACGAAATGGAAGAATCTATCGATGCGATGAGGCAACACTTAAAGCATCTTGCCCGTACCCGCTTGGAAAAAGGTGCGAATGTAAAGGCCGAGCTTTTGTACATCGACATGGTCCGCAACTTGGAAAAAATAGGAGATTTTGCTTTTAGCATTTCGCGTGCCCTTGCCGAAACCGAATAA
- a CDS encoding cation:proton antiporter, protein MSAGEIPIGEIALQIVLSVGIIVIVAKYLGLLAKKLNIPQVAGEIVAGLLLRYLPFFRNFGGVEPNIIYAETNQFIGYMSEIGVILIMFSAGLGTNLKSLVASGIKSTVIAACGVIVPLVLGTAMALGFWGFDGFGTPVFYQALFIGTILTATSVSITVAALKELGKINSEVGQTIISAAIIDDVLGIIALTVVLGASSGKGDYLALIIKTAAFFAASLVVGYVIYRIFKWYDKRHPHTHRISIYGLGVALIFAYCTERFFGIADITGAYVAGVVLCNLHDASYMEKKIDINSYMFFSPIFFTSIGLKTDFSGLNMSLLWFSIAFVLVGCISKIIGCGGSALTLGFKRKESLQIGLGMMVRGEVALIVAQKGLAVGMVKTEYFAPVILLIIVSSMIVPILLGKAFSDRTFEPPMKEQV, encoded by the coding sequence ATGTCTGCTGGTGAAATACCTATTGGCGAAATTGCTTTGCAAATTGTCCTTTCCGTTGGAATTATCGTTATTGTTGCAAAGTACCTCGGCCTTCTTGCAAAAAAACTGAATATTCCGCAAGTTGCGGGTGAAATTGTTGCAGGGCTTTTATTACGCTACCTGCCTTTTTTTCGTAATTTCGGCGGAGTCGAACCGAACATTATCTATGCCGAAACCAATCAGTTTATCGGATATATGTCGGAAATCGGCGTTATCCTGATTATGTTCTCTGCCGGATTGGGTACTAATTTAAAATCACTTGTTGCATCCGGTATCAAATCCACAGTGATCGCTGCTTGCGGCGTTATCGTTCCATTGGTTTTAGGTACGGCTATGGCCTTAGGCTTTTGGGGGTTCGACGGTTTTGGAACGCCCGTATTTTATCAAGCCCTATTTATCGGGACTATTTTAACGGCGACTTCGGTGAGCATTACCGTTGCTGCATTGAAAGAGCTGGGAAAGATAAATTCGGAAGTCGGGCAAACAATTATCAGTGCTGCAATCATCGATGATGTCTTAGGCATTATTGCATTAACGGTTGTACTCGGTGCAAGTTCCGGTAAGGGCGACTACCTCGCACTTATTATAAAAACGGCAGCGTTCTTTGCCGCTTCGTTGGTAGTAGGCTATGTGATTTACCGAATCTTCAAGTGGTATGATAAGAGGCATCCTCATACTCACCGTATTTCGATTTACGGGCTAGGGGTTGCATTGATTTTTGCCTATTGTACCGAACGATTTTTCGGTATTGCCGATATTACCGGTGCCTATGTTGCAGGGGTTGTATTATGCAACTTGCATGATGCTTCCTATATGGAAAAGAAAATAGACATTAATTCGTATATGTTTTTTAGTCCTATCTTTTTTACCTCTATCGGACTTAAAACGGACTTTAGTGGACTGAATATGAGCTTACTATGGTTTTCGATAGCCTTTGTGCTTGTCGGTTGTATCAGCAAAATAATCGGCTGCGGCGGTTCAGCATTGACGTTGGGCTTTAAGCGGAAGGAATCGCTCCAGATAGGGCTGGGAATGATGGTGCGTGGTGAAGTAGCCCTCATCGTAGCTCAAAAGGGACTTGCGGTAGGGATGGTTAAAACCGAATACTTTGCACCGGTCATTTTGCTGATTATCGTTTCCTCCATGATTGTGCCTATTTTGTTGGGAAAAGCATTTTCGGATAGGACTTTTGAACCTCCAATGAAAGAACAGGTGTAG
- a CDS encoding S1C family serine protease, whose protein sequence is MKLYSRRQTLVFSLIAAVIFASVGFFAGIKFSTGNIGLNEIQSEASNGSADFEKNAENGFVQTENSQNLNIQQHGNTAALNTANETGYMGYTPAESQNIHVYESTNEAVVNITTETMGANWFFEPVPVEGSSGSGSIIDESGLVLTNAHVISEASKIYISLSDGSQYEAKVVGTDAENDLAVLKFDPPKNIKLTVIKLGDSTNLKVGQRVLAIGNPFGLERTLTDGIVSALKRPIQNDKNIIIKNMIQTDTAINPGNSGGPLLDTQGRMIGINTMIYSTSGSSAGVGFAVPVNTAKRVVADILKYGKVIRGSIDADLVQVSARLASYAKLPVSYGLLVSEVKKGSNAAKADLRGGNEAVRSGVGRYSSVFYIGGDIIVEIAGQKINNITDYYSVLEDKKPGETVKVKIVRGKKLVDLSLTLSERN, encoded by the coding sequence ATGAAACTTTACAGTAGAAGACAAACATTAGTATTTTCGCTCATTGCAGCGGTTATTTTTGCAAGTGTCGGTTTTTTTGCCGGTATAAAATTTAGTACAGGAAACATCGGCTTAAATGAAATTCAAAGTGAAGCCTCAAACGGCTCTGCCGATTTTGAAAAAAATGCAGAAAACGGATTTGTTCAGACGGAAAATTCGCAAAATTTAAATATACAGCAGCATGGAAATACGGCTGCTTTAAACACTGCAAATGAAACAGGATACATGGGCTATACTCCTGCCGAATCGCAGAATATTCATGTATACGAATCGACCAATGAAGCTGTCGTAAACATAACCACCGAAACTATGGGAGCAAACTGGTTTTTTGAGCCTGTTCCGGTTGAAGGCAGTTCAGGTTCAGGCTCCATAATCGACGAAAGCGGATTGGTACTGACCAATGCACATGTAATTTCAGAAGCTTCAAAGATTTATATTTCTCTTTCTGACGGAAGTCAGTACGAGGCAAAAGTAGTAGGAACGGATGCCGAAAACGATTTGGCTGTTTTAAAATTCGATCCGCCTAAAAATATTAAACTTACGGTAATAAAATTAGGAGACTCAACCAATTTAAAAGTCGGCCAAAGAGTTTTAGCTATCGGAAACCCTTTCGGATTGGAAAGAACTCTTACAGACGGAATAGTCTCGGCACTGAAACGCCCGATTCAAAACGATAAAAACATTATCATCAAAAACATGATTCAAACCGATACGGCAATTAACCCCGGAAACTCAGGCGGCCCTCTTTTAGACACTCAAGGAAGAATGATAGGAATAAACACTATGATTTATTCCACATCAGGAAGCTCGGCCGGAGTTGGCTTTGCAGTTCCAGTAAATACGGCTAAAAGAGTTGTTGCAGATATCTTAAAATACGGAAAGGTTATCCGCGGTTCTATCGATGCCGACTTGGTTCAAGTTTCCGCAAGACTTGCATCTTATGCAAAACTCCCCGTTTCTTACGGACTCCTTGTTTCCGAAGTAAAAAAAGGAAGCAATGCGGCAAAGGCAGATCTTCGCGGAGGAAATGAAGCTGTGCGTTCAGGAGTGGGCAGATACAGTTCCGTCTTTTACATAGGCGGCGACATAATCGTTGAAATAGCCGGACAAAAGATAAATAACATAACCGATTATTACTCGGTACTGGAGGATAAAAAACCCGGTGAAACGGTAAAGGTTAAAATTGTCAGAGGGAAAAAACTTGTCGATTTAAGCTTAACCTTATCGGAACGAAACTAA
- a CDS encoding RlmE family RNA methyltransferase, protein MAKNKYSEPDYWSKKAFAENYPARSVYKLEEMNKKFNLFSPNDKVLDLGAAPGSWTVYVLRFLNKEGRVTAVDLKSLDSSVYDERLNFFQGDMFDKGIIKSVKELGPYDAVICDAAPATTGNKTVDTARSSGLVELALYYAQEQLKQGGSFVVKIFQGGDQQIHLNNLRKCFKTARAFKPEACRSSSFETYLIGLDFKG, encoded by the coding sequence ATGGCAAAAAATAAATACAGTGAGCCCGATTATTGGTCAAAAAAAGCTTTTGCCGAAAATTATCCTGCGCGTTCCGTATATAAACTTGAAGAGATGAATAAAAAATTTAATCTTTTTTCTCCTAATGATAAGGTTCTGGATTTGGGAGCGGCTCCCGGAAGCTGGACCGTCTATGTTTTGCGCTTTTTAAATAAAGAGGGAAGGGTAACTGCCGTCGATTTAAAGTCCTTGGATTCTTCAGTCTATGATGAGAGGCTTAATTTTTTTCAAGGCGATATGTTCGATAAGGGAATTATAAAATCGGTAAAAGAATTGGGACCTTATGATGCGGTTATCTGCGATGCGGCTCCTGCAACAACAGGAAACAAAACCGTTGATACTGCTCGTTCTTCAGGTTTGGTAGAGCTTGCTCTTTATTATGCACAAGAGCAGCTTAAACAAGGCGGTTCATTTGTCGTAAAGATATTCCAAGGCGGAGATCAGCAGATCCACTTAAACAATTTACGAAAATGTTTTAAGACGGCAAGGGCCTTTAAGCCGGAAGCGTGCCGAAGTTCAAGTTTTGAAACCTATCTAATAGGTTTGGATTTTAAGGGGTAG
- a CDS encoding sigma-54-dependent transcriptional regulator, translating to MKFSILVIDDEKNIREGLAMALEDEGYEVITADNGKTGLDIALNDEVDLVITDLKMPEISGEEVLREVISKTPGVPVIVLTGHGTVETAVEAMRMGAYDFLTKPLDLERLFLLVKRALQNRALVLQNRALLHDIETKQSFENIIGKSPLMEKVFENIKKVAPTKASVLITGETGVGKELIAQAIHNLSSRKDKPFVQVHCASFAESLLESELFGHEKGAFTGAVQRSRGRFEIANGGSLFLDEIGEVNQMIQVKLLRVLQEKKFERVGGSETLSVDTRIIAATNRDLVEEIKKGNFREDLYFRLNVVHIHVPPLRERKEDIPLLAAAFIKDFAEENGKKIDSMEPRARAAIYNYEWPGNIRQLQNCIQSAVVMSSDNVIHFDDLPETLREKAEASSIRIPMGVNMAEAEKQIILQTLANQNNNKSKTADILGIGRRTLHRKLDEYEAEIKDDTSRILEEKEIQSKKEKSNGKK from the coding sequence ATGAAATTCAGTATTTTAGTTATTGATGACGAAAAAAATATTCGTGAAGGCCTTGCAATGGCCTTGGAAGATGAAGGCTATGAAGTAATTACTGCCGATAACGGAAAAACAGGTTTGGATATTGCCTTAAACGACGAAGTTGATCTTGTAATTACCGATCTAAAAATGCCTGAAATAAGCGGCGAAGAGGTCTTACGTGAAGTTATTTCAAAAACTCCGGGAGTTCCCGTAATTGTTCTAACCGGACACGGTACGGTAGAAACGGCTGTTGAAGCCATGAGGATGGGGGCCTATGATTTTTTAACCAAGCCCTTGGATTTGGAACGCCTTTTTCTTTTAGTAAAAAGAGCCTTACAAAACAGGGCCCTTGTTCTGCAAAATAGGGCACTTTTACATGACATTGAAACCAAACAAAGTTTTGAAAATATTATAGGCAAGAGCCCTCTCATGGAAAAGGTTTTTGAGAATATAAAAAAAGTTGCTCCTACAAAGGCCAGCGTCTTAATTACCGGAGAAACGGGAGTCGGAAAAGAATTGATAGCTCAGGCCATTCATAATCTTTCAAGCCGTAAGGATAAGCCCTTTGTTCAAGTCCACTGTGCTTCCTTTGCCGAAAGCCTTTTGGAGTCCGAGCTTTTCGGCCATGAAAAAGGAGCCTTTACAGGGGCCGTACAACGCAGCCGAGGCCGCTTTGAAATTGCAAACGGCGGTTCTCTTTTTTTGGACGAAATAGGTGAAGTCAACCAAATGATACAGGTAAAACTTTTGCGTGTTCTTCAAGAAAAAAAGTTTGAGAGGGTAGGAGGTTCTGAAACTCTCAGCGTAGATACAAGGATAATCGCCGCCACAAACAGGGATTTGGTAGAAGAAATAAAAAAAGGAAATTTTAGGGAAGACCTTTATTTTAGATTGAATGTAGTGCATATTCATGTGCCTCCCTTGCGTGAACGCAAGGAGGATATTCCTCTTTTGGCCGCTGCCTTTATCAAAGACTTTGCCGAGGAGAACGGCAAAAAAATAGATTCTATGGAGCCTCGTGCAAGAGCTGCAATTTATAATTATGAATGGCCGGGAAATATAAGGCAGCTTCAAAACTGTATTCAAAGTGCCGTTGTAATGAGCTCCGATAATGTAATTCATTTTGATGACTTACCGGAAACATTGCGCGAAAAGGCTGAGGCTTCTTCAATCCGTATACCGATGGGAGTAAATATGGCTGAAGCCGAAAAGCAAATTATTTTGCAGACTCTTGCAAACCAAAATAACAATAAATCAAAGACAGCCGATATTTTGGGAATAGGCAGAAGAACCCTCCATCGAAAACTTGATGAGTATGAGGCGGAGATTAAAGATGATACTTCGCGAATATTGGAAGAAAAAGAAATTCAATCCAAAAAGGAAAAATCAAATGGCAAAAAATAA
- a CDS encoding two-component system sensor histidine kinase NtrB, whose amino-acid sequence MREFMRRGIQKSPSMNEAQLRTFVKLLANEYSLLDSVMDSLNDGVIVADSENKIIKSNRAAERILGTSLRSSSLGGSALGEGHEKNVWEHIKIQDIADFVSSVIQNESGQTSKEFNLKADKPEGKNKYIEVSVLPLVNEKKIQGTIIMIADITEKRIEEIKNRRLENLASLTNVAAAVAHEIKNPLAAISIHLQLLKKNFTACNLSINQKAQKHIGVIEEEIERLNKIVVDFLFAVRPLKFEFVPVDINALLKNLYDTFFDEFNDSGITIALSFSKELPKIQGDERFLRQAFMNVLTNAKAAMPNGGFLDISTKAVNDFIIVTISDSGQGILPEDMHKIFEPYFTTKHDGTGLGLTMTYKVIKEHGGDINVYSDYGMGTSFKFSLPIERKGAMLLLSDKTFDFDSVKDIK is encoded by the coding sequence ATGAGAGAGTTTATGAGAAGGGGAATACAAAAGTCCCCAAGCATGAATGAAGCTCAACTGCGTACATTTGTAAAGCTGCTTGCAAACGAGTATTCTCTATTGGATTCAGTAATGGATTCTTTAAATGACGGCGTTATAGTTGCAGATTCAGAAAATAAGATTATAAAATCGAATAGGGCTGCAGAAAGAATTTTAGGCACTTCCCTTAGAAGCTCGTCCCTTGGCGGTTCCGCTTTAGGAGAAGGCCATGAAAAAAATGTCTGGGAACATATAAAGATTCAGGATATTGCCGACTTTGTTTCTTCGGTTATTCAAAATGAAAGCGGACAAACTTCAAAAGAGTTTAACCTAAAAGCCGATAAGCCTGAAGGTAAAAATAAATATATTGAAGTTTCGGTTCTTCCATTAGTAAATGAAAAGAAAATTCAAGGTACGATAATTATGATTGCGGATATTACCGAAAAAAGAATTGAAGAAATTAAAAACCGCCGCCTTGAAAATCTTGCAAGCCTTACAAATGTTGCAGCTGCCGTTGCTCACGAAATAAAAAATCCTCTTGCGGCAATCAGTATTCATTTACAGCTTTTAAAGAAAAATTTTACGGCCTGTAATTTATCAATAAACCAAAAGGCTCAAAAACATATAGGCGTTATCGAAGAAGAAATTGAAAGGCTCAATAAAATCGTGGTGGATTTTTTGTTTGCCGTGCGTCCCTTAAAATTCGAATTTGTTCCCGTAGATATAAATGCCCTTTTAAAGAATTTGTACGATACTTTTTTTGACGAGTTTAATGACAGCGGTATAACTATTGCCCTTAGCTTTTCAAAGGAACTTCCTAAGATTCAAGGTGATGAAAGATTTTTGCGGCAGGCATTTATGAATGTCCTAACAAATGCAAAAGCCGCAATGCCTAATGGCGGCTTTTTGGATATATCTACAAAGGCAGTAAACGATTTTATTATTGTAACTATTTCGGATTCGGGGCAGGGTATCTTGCCTGAAGACATGCATAAAATATTTGAGCCTTATTTTACGACAAAACATGACGGAACGGGCTTGGGGCTGACCATGACTTATAAGGTTATAAAAGAACATGGAGGAGACATAAATGTTTATTCGGATTACGGCATGGGAACAAGTTTTAAATTTTCTCTTCCGATAGAACGTAAGGGTGCAATGCTTTTACTCTCCGATAAAACTTTCGATTTTGATTCGGTAAAGGATATAAAATGA
- a CDS encoding CvpA family protein, which translates to MRIGSADIVFLIILSFFVIKVTVTGFIDEFFSKAAVIVGGLVAFLFYKLLTPVITELLGGKSLSAVIAFLILFLSTYLIIKLVQVFLGSLFSSESLKNLDRSLGFCLGLVEGLIVIGVILMLINIQTFVSFDKILSESIFAKILSPFILDITKQF; encoded by the coding sequence ATGCGGATAGGAAGTGCCGATATAGTTTTTTTGATTATATTAAGTTTTTTTGTTATTAAGGTTACCGTAACCGGTTTTATAGACGAGTTTTTTTCAAAGGCTGCGGTTATTGTCGGCGGGCTTGTAGCTTTTTTGTTTTATAAATTGCTTACTCCCGTAATTACCGAGCTTCTTGGAGGAAAATCCTTATCTGCAGTGATAGCTTTTTTGATTTTATTTTTATCTACTTATTTGATTATAAAATTGGTGCAAGTTTTTTTAGGCTCCCTTTTTTCAAGCGAGTCGTTAAAAAATTTGGACAGGTCATTGGGTTTTTGTTTGGGTCTTGTAGAAGGTTTGATTGTCATAGGAGTTATACTCATGCTTATCAATATCCAAACCTTTGTTTCATTCGATAAAATATTAAGTGAAAGCATTTTTGCGAAAATCCTTTCTCCATTTATTTTAGATATAACTAAGCAGTTTTAG
- the murG gene encoding undecaprenyldiphospho-muramoylpentapeptide beta-N-acetylglucosaminyltransferase yields MKCVVFTGGGTGGHIFPGLAVAEALSSSFECRIVWIGSAKGVDRKIVESSELYSASPSVLEFMGIPAGKLRRYFSFQNFIDVFKVAAGFIKSFFILLKLKPVFVFSKGGFVSVPPCAAAKFLKIPVITHECDFSPGLATRINSKFANRILVSYQETAELLPASLRSKVICTGNPVRLSFYSGRPEKGRSFLNIKSNLPVLFVLGGSLGARQLNDLISDSIEYLVKHFVVVHQIGEANMDQGQKIKDGLLNSSPEFAENYKPYPFIKKEMADVLSLSSIVVSRAGANTVWESAAAGKPMILVPLEKGSSRGDQIENAEFFKKKGSAEILLGEDVRPDIFIRLLRDLGFEENISGNERLKNMAQASAALAGEKPALVIADFLKSFFTSKNDEL; encoded by the coding sequence ATGAAATGTGTTGTTTTTACAGGAGGCGGAACGGGTGGGCATATTTTTCCCGGACTTGCCGTTGCCGAGGCCTTGAGCTCTTCTTTTGAATGCAGAATAGTTTGGATCGGCTCTGCCAAGGGAGTTGACCGCAAAATAGTTGAATCTTCCGAGCTTTACTCGGCTTCTCCTTCAGTTCTTGAATTCATGGGTATTCCTGCCGGAAAATTGAGGCGGTATTTTAGTTTTCAAAACTTTATAGATGTTTTTAAGGTTGCGGCAGGCTTTATAAAGTCCTTTTTTATTCTTTTAAAGTTAAAACCTGTTTTTGTTTTTTCTAAGGGCGGCTTTGTTTCGGTGCCTCCCTGTGCCGCTGCAAAATTCTTAAAAATTCCCGTTATCACTCATGAGTGTGATTTTTCGCCCGGCCTTGCAACAAGGATTAATTCTAAATTTGCAAACCGTATTTTGGTTTCATATCAAGAAACGGCTGAACTCTTACCGGCTTCTCTCCGCTCAAAGGTTATATGTACGGGAAATCCCGTCCGCTTAAGTTTTTATTCGGGCAGGCCAGAAAAGGGGCGTTCTTTTTTAAACATAAAATCGAACTTACCTGTTTTGTTTGTTTTAGGCGGAAGTCTAGGTGCAAGACAGTTAAACGATTTGATTTCAGATTCAATCGAATATCTTGTAAAGCATTTTGTTGTGGTTCATCAGATTGGGGAAGCCAATATGGATCAGGGACAAAAAATTAAAGATGGTCTTTTAAACTCCTCTCCCGAATTTGCAGAAAACTATAAACCCTATCCCTTTATAAAAAAGGAGATGGCCGATGTTTTAAGCCTTTCTTCGATTGTGGTGTCGCGGGCAGGAGCCAATACGGTTTGGGAATCGGCCGCTGCAGGTAAGCCTATGATTTTGGTTCCTCTTGAAAAGGGAAGCTCCCGCGGCGATCAAATAGAAAATGCCGAATTCTTTAAGAAAAAAGGTTCCGCAGAAATTCTTTTGGGCGAAGATGTAAGGCCCGATATTTTTATAAGGCTTTTGCGGGATCTTGGTTTTGAAGAAAACATAAGCGGAAACGAAAGGCTAAAAAATATGGCTCAGGCCTCTGCGGCCTTGGCAGGTGAAAAACCGGCCCTTGTAATTGCCGACTTTTTAAAAAGCTTTTTTACATCTAAGAATGATGAGCTTTAA
- a CDS encoding HAD family hydrolase: protein MLNDDALILKTGNWEPQNKKRLEKLIREKAFNGNYAVFDWDFTSIFYDTQDNLFVYQIENLCFNLNPEEFNQTIRAGIPQDEILPHTINLEGRALTAGELSDDLNERYEFLYKNYLHFGGKMKLAEITSTEEFIDFKAKMLVLMRGAASLCGVDIGQSVSTGMTIEELSVLTEKAIDQGLKDEIKTYRVRSSSVLKGRAGEVEGGYRKGLRVQEEMQDLFSALRKNGIEVYICSASQEDNVRVFASNPKYGYKLDSKNVFGRRRLLDENKKLTVVDDTSIPATRREGKAKAIKKVLAPKHQNKAPVLIAGDGDGDFYMMDAFKDEALILIFNRSPKKEAKIYPLLMSGIKERENPDARIIVQHRNNEKGCFISKAPEEEKPLDSLPEK, encoded by the coding sequence ATGCTTAACGATGATGCTTTAATTTTAAAAACAGGAAACTGGGAGCCTCAAAATAAAAAGAGGCTTGAAAAACTGATAAGAGAAAAGGCCTTTAACGGAAATTATGCCGTTTTTGACTGGGATTTTACTTCAATTTTTTATGACACACAGGATAATCTTTTTGTGTACCAAATTGAAAATCTTTGTTTTAATTTAAACCCCGAAGAATTTAATCAAACCATAAGGGCGGGAATTCCTCAAGACGAGATTTTGCCCCATACAATAAACCTTGAAGGCAGAGCCTTAACTGCCGGAGAACTTTCCGACGATCTAAACGAACGCTACGAGTTTCTATATAAAAATTATTTGCATTTTGGCGGAAAAATGAAGCTTGCAGAAATTACATCGACCGAAGAGTTTATAGATTTTAAGGCTAAGATGCTCGTTTTAATGCGGGGAGCCGCCTCCCTTTGCGGTGTGGACATCGGCCAATCCGTAAGCACAGGCATGACGATAGAAGAACTTTCGGTCCTTACCGAAAAGGCAATAGATCAAGGCCTAAAAGACGAAATAAAAACTTATAGGGTAAGATCTTCATCGGTTTTAAAAGGAAGAGCCGGAGAAGTAGAGGGCGGCTATAGAAAGGGCTTGCGTGTTCAAGAAGAAATGCAAGACCTGTTTTCGGCTTTAAGGAAAAACGGAATCGAAGTCTATATTTGCTCGGCCTCCCAAGAAGACAATGTCCGTGTTTTTGCCTCCAACCCAAAATATGGATATAAACTGGACAGTAAAAACGTTTTCGGAAGAAGAAGACTCCTTGATGAAAATAAAAAGCTTACAGTTGTAGACGACACCTCGATTCCTGCAACAAGACGCGAGGGAAAAGCCAAAGCAATAAAAAAAGTCCTCGCCCCGAAACACCAAAACAAGGCTCCCGTTTTAATAGCAGGCGACGGCGACGGCGATTTTTACATGATGGATGCTTTTAAAGACGAGGCCTTGATCCTAATATTTAACAGAAGCCCCAAAAAAGAGGCTAAAATATATCCCCTTTTAATGAGCGGAATTAAAGAAAGAGAAAATCCTGATGCTCGGATAATTGTTCAGCACAGAAATAACGAAAAAGGCTGTTTTATCTCAAAGGCCCCGGAAGAAGAAAAGCCACTGGACAGCCTGCCTGAAAAGTAA
- a CDS encoding type II toxin-antitoxin system RelE family toxin, whose amino-acid sequence MKVILTETFKKQLKKLDAAISKRVLDYLEQIELLDNPRSRGKALTSNLSGLWRYRVGNYRILCRINDDRLIITVIEIGHRSTVYR is encoded by the coding sequence ATGAAAGTCATCTTGACGGAAACATTTAAAAAGCAACTAAAAAAATTGGACGCGGCAATCTCAAAGCGTGTTTTAGATTACCTTGAACAGATAGAACTTCTTGATAATCCGCGTTCCCGCGGAAAAGCACTTACTTCAAATCTTTCAGGACTATGGAGGTACCGCGTCGGTAATTACCGTATTTTGTGCCGTATAAATGATGATAGATTGATTATTACAGTCATTGAAATCGGACATCGCTCAACGGTGTATCGATGA